Part of the Sorghum bicolor cultivar BTx623 chromosome 1, Sorghum_bicolor_NCBIv3, whole genome shotgun sequence genome, ataaaaaataactaattttatAATTTGTATATAATtttcgagataaatcttttgaacataattaatccataattagacactaatggcaaaataaaatgaaaatgctacgagccaaatctaaaatttttcgccaactaaacaaagcctaaacatAACTTGTGGGCAAACTTTGAAGCTTGTAAGACCTGGAGACCAGAAGATATATAGTACGTGCTAAACAAAATCAAGATCCCTGTAGTGCTAACTTATACACAAACGCTATCTGCTATACTTGTCAAATTTTGTGTCCTGACTACTGAGGCTCACAGTAGAAGGCTTGAGCATTGTAACCTTTTGAATTGTGTAACAGTTGTCACCACTCATTTTCATTTTATACAAAAGTCAGTTTTCCTTACAGCAATTTCACACCTGCATCTCTAAGAGAATCTATCACGGCCTTGACCTTGCCATGGTACTTCTGGTCTCTTGAGATGGAGACAGATACTGCAGGGATACCCTTGAACAACAGGCGCTCCCCGAGCAACTTGCCAATCTTTGCAGCCGCAGCAACATCCCGCGTCGACTCCATGCTTGGCCTCAGCAGTTTCTCCTGAGAGCTTGCAGAGCATGTGACTGTGGCCGTCGGGGTGTGGATGACCTGAGCACTCACAaaattgtttgtgaaatgcATCTTCAAAATATAGGGCTTCAAGAACTTGGTGATTGCAGGAGCCCTAGCTGGTGGAGGGATAACCATATTGCCTAATCAAGCTGACCTGAACAAGCCCACAAATAAGACAAGATAATTAACCAATAGCACTGACATTGCGTGCAAAAACTTCAAGATGGACAACGATAAACAAGCAAATAAAAAAGAATTGTATCTTGTGAACTATAAATCCAGGACTGCATGCAAATATATCATATAGTGATATAGCAGAAGGGACAACTAATACTCAATGGTTTGTGTTATACATAGCTCTACAGAAAGCATGTGATAGTATACATCATACATCAGATTTAGAGCAGAGAACTTCAATGGTGAACTTAATTTGTTTTGAAGTTGCTGCCTTGCTATCTGTATACCATGTAATGTAATTGCACTGATACTACATGATACATATGCACAGAGCAATAATATGATTGCCTTATCTTCCAAACACCATTCAAGAGTCTACAAAAGAATAGATGGTACAAATTTGGCTTTATCATCCTATAATTCTCAATCAACCAATCAGGCCTTATCATAAACTATCTGAACAAGTTGACATACTTCAAAGATTGAGCCTCTGAAGGACTAATGACTCAGGCGAAAAAACACCAGACATCAAATCGATGGAATCATGGACTCAAAAGGCATCTTAGGATGGAAAGCCAAATCCATTCTATGCGGTTGCTGACAGCAGAGTGCTTGTCTTGTCATGTATGTACAGTATTAGCATGTAAAAACAAATTTACTTCAGGACCATTGATCTGTGTAGGGATCTTAAATTCTGAATGGTACATTCATTCTCTTCAACAATAAAAACAGTTTGGTGGTGGCCAGTAGTGCTGGAAATTGCAGTCATAGAGAACGAGATTAAAACACAAGTAATAAGCAAACA contains:
- the LOC8054134 gene encoding uncharacterized protein LOC8054134 — encoded protein: MVIPPPARAPAITKFLKPYILKMHFTNNFVSAQVIHTPTATVTCSASSQEKLLRPSMESTRDVAAAAKIGKLLGERLLFKGIPAVSVSISRDQKYHGKVKAVIDSLRDAGVKLL